In the genome of Pichia kudriavzevii chromosome 4, complete sequence, one region contains:
- a CDS encoding uncharacterized protein (PKUD0D00980; similar to Saccharomyces cerevisiae YEL024W (RIP1); ancestral locus Anc_1.461) gives MRVTGEWVLFEKFKVVETVQTFFTVNVGLTSTYTYKAFRSSQAMLSRLSIRSAKSVSFVRGISSTVPALKSTYDSPDFSHYLNKSKGSNDKSRDFTYFMVGSYGLLGAAAAKSTVEAFLSTMSASADVLAMAKVEVKLNAIPLGKNVVVKWQGKPVFIRHRTPAEIEEANAVDISTLRDPQADSDRVKNPEWLIMLGICTHLGCVPIGEAGDFGGWFCPCHGSHYDISGRIRKGPAPLNLEVPEYEFADEETLVVG, from the coding sequence ATGCGAGTTACAGGTGAGTGGGTTctttttgagaaattcaaagtGGTTGAGACGGTACAGACATTCTTTACAGTTAATGTTGGTCTGACTAGTACATACACATACAAAGCATTTCGATCATCGCAAGCAATGTTGTCTAGACTATCAATTAGATCTGCAAAGAGTGTCTCTTTTGTTAGAGGTATCTCATCCACTGTTCCAGCACTCAAGTCTACCTATGACTCTCCAGATTTCTCTCACTACTTGAACAAATCCAAGGGATCCAATGACAAATCCAGAGATTTCACCTATTTCATGGTTGGATCTTACGGTCTATTGGgtgcagcagcagcaaaGTCCACCGTCGAGGCATTCTTGAGTACCATGAGTGCATCTGCCGATGTTCTTGCTATGGCAAAGGTCGAGGTTAAGTTAAATGCCATCCCATTAGGTAAGAATGTTGTTGTTAAGTGGCAAGGTAAGCCTGTTTTCATCAGACATAGAACACCTGCTGAAATCGAAGAAGCTAATGCCGTAGATATCTCCACCTTGAGAGACCCTCAAGCGGATTCCGATAGAGTCAAGAACCCAGAATGGTTGATCATGTTGGGTATTTGTACCCATTTAGGTTGTGTCCCAATTGGTGAAGCCGGCGACTTTGGTGGTTGGTTCTGTCCTTGTCACGGTTCCCACTATGATATATCCGGTAGAATCAGAAAAGGTCCTGCTCCATTAAACCTGGAAGTCCCAGAATATGAATTtgctgatgaagaaactttAGTTGTTGGTTag
- a CDS encoding uncharacterized protein (PKUD0D00990) has protein sequence MKIYRSKVIAIHGDPEVGVAEETVTGGDFDNMHATVVDAEPLPGSIKAVSQKMSPSVSKKRKVPRTEKNPKPPSKAEPQGVTTTTTAATSSCVLAPISSSSSAASSISSQYLETLERILREAQQREREITENFQAKIAVAHAQKEAEMEQLARDVAEQVAHAGAQMQ, from the coding sequence ATGAAAATATACAGGAGCAAAGTGATAGCAATACATGGGGACCCGGAAGTGGGAGTTGCAGAAGAAACGGTAACAGGCGGcgattttgataatatgCACGCTACAGTTGTTGATGCTGAGCCGTTACCTGGATCAATAAAAGCCGTTTCTCAGAAAATGAGCCCGTctgtttcaaaaaaaaggaaagttCCCAGGACAGAAAAGAACCCAAAGCCACCATCCAAGGCAGAACCACAAGGggtaacaacaacaacaacagcagcaacatCATCTTGTGTACTTGCACccatttcttcctcatcatctgcagcttcatcaatatcaagcCAGTATTTAGAAACCCTCGAAAGGATCCTACGGGAGGCTCAGCAAAGAGAGAGGGAGATTACAGAAAATTTCCAGGCCAAAATAGCAGTGGCGCATGCGCAGAAGGAAGCAGAGATGGAACAGCTTGCACGTGATGTTGCAGAACAGGTGGCGCATGCGGGTGCACAGATGCAGTGA